The window GTTGATCCACGACAACAGCGCAGCGGTCAGCAAAACCGCGCAGCGCTGATTCGCCATCACACCAACCCTGTGGGAGCGAGCTTCTGTGGTGAGGGGATTTATCCCCGTTGGGTCGCGAAGCGGCCCCAAAAGCTTTGCGACTGCTTCGCAGCCGAACGGGGATAAATCCCCTCGCCACACAAGCGCCCTCACCACAAAGGCTTGCTCCCACAAGGTCAGCTGCGTCTGTAACAGGCGCAGCGTCCATCAGGTTTCAAAGGATTTGCGATGAGCAATAACGCGTCTTTCACGCCGCCCAGTCTGCTGCTCAGCACCATCGGCCTGTCGCTGGCGACTTTCATGCAAGTGCTCGACACGACCATTGCCAACGTGGCGCTGCCGACGATTTCCGGCAACCTGGGCGTGAGTTCGGAGCAGGGCACCTGGGTGATCACTTCGTTTGCGGTGAGCAACGCCATCGCGCTGCCGCTGACCGGTTGGCTCAGCCGGCGCTTTGGTGAAGTGAAGCTGTTTCTCTGGGCGACCATTCTGTTTGTGCTGGCCTCGTTTCTCTGCGGCATCTCGACCTCGATGCCCGAGCTGATCGGCTTCCGGGTGTTGCAAGGCCTGGTGGCCGGTCCGTTGTACCCGATGACCCAGACGCTGCTGATTGCGGTCTATCCGCCGGCCAGGCGTGGCATGGCCCTGGCGTTGCTGGCGATGGTCACGGTGGTCGCGCCGATTGCCGGCCCGATCCTCGGCGGCTGGATTACCGACAGTTACAGCTGGCCGTGGATCTTCTTCATCAACGTGCCAATCGGCATCTTCGCGGTGATGGTGGTGCGTCAGCAACTCAAGGCACGCCCGGTGGAAACCAGCCGTCAACCGATGGATTACGTCGGGCTGATCACTTTGATCATCGGCGTCGGCGCGTTGCAGGTGATCCTCGACAAGGGCAATGACCTCGACTGGTTCGAATCGAACTTCATCCTCATCGGCGCGGCGATTTCAGTGATCGCGCTGGCGGTGTTCGTGATCTGGGAAATGACCGACAAGCATCCGGTGGTCAACCTGCGGCTGTTTGCGTATCGCAACTTCCGCATCGGCACCATCGTGCTGGTGCTGGGTTATGCCGGGTTCTTCGGCATCAACCTGATCCTGCCGCAATGGCTGCAAACCCAGATGGGCTACACGGCAACATGGGCGGGACTGGCGGTGGCGCCGATCGGGATTCTGCCGGTGTTGATGTCGCCGTTTGTCGGCAAATATGCGCACAAGTTCGACCTGCGGCTGCTGGCCGGTCTGGCGTTTTTGGCGATTGGCCTGAGCTGTTTCATGCGCGCCGGGTTCACCAACGAAGTGGACTTCCAGCACATCGCGCTGGTGCAGCTGTTCATGGGTATTGGCGTGGCGTTGTTCTTCATGCCGACCTTGAGCATCCTGATGTCGGACCTGCCACCGAGCCAGATCGCCGACGGCGCTGGTCTGGCGACGTTTCTGCGGACGTTGGGCGGTAGTTTTGCGGCGTCGCTGACCACATGGATCTGGATTCGCCGAGCGGATCAGCATCACGCCTATATGAGCGAAAGCATCACCACTTATGAACCGGCGACCCGTGAGGCACTGAATGCGCTGGGCGGGGCGGGCAACCCGGCGTATGCGCAGCTGGATCATGTGCTGACCAGCCAGGCGTACATGCTCTCCACCGTGGATTACTTCACGTTGCTGGGGTGGGCGTTCATGGGCTTGATCGTGATTGTGTGGCTGGCGAAACCGCCGTTTGCGGCGAAGGCGGGGCCGGCGGCGTCTGGGCATTGAGTGTACGGCTCAGGAGCCACCCCTCACCCTAACCCTCTCCCCGGAGGGGCGAGGGGACTGACCGAGTTGTTCTTTTGATTTACATCGACCTGGAAGCCCGAGTCGAACTCAGGTCTGGAAAATGATGGAGATCTGCTCCCTTTCCCCCTCTCCCCACTGGGGAGAGGGCTGGGGTGAGGGGTGGCGCTCAGCCGTTTGGCAATGCCAATTGTGGCGGCGTACCAAAATCAAACGGCGCCAGGGCAAACCCTTGCTCATCCACCTGCAACGCCCAGCCCTGACGATCCCAATCCCCCAGCACAATGCGCTTGGCTGCTTGCTCGCCAATCTGCAACTTGTGGATGGCGGGGCGATGGGTGTGGCCATGGATCAAGGTCTTCACGCCATATTCCTGCATGATCCGTGGCACTTCTTCCGGCGTGACATCGACAATGTCATTGGCCTTCATCCGCGTCTGCGCCCGGCTTTCGCTGCGCAGTTTGCGCGCCAGTTTATGCCGTGCGCGCAGTGGCAAGTGCCGCAGGATGAACAGGGTGATCGGGTTGCGCAGATAGCGACGCAGCTTCATGTAAGCCTCGTCGCGGGTGCAGAGGCTGTCGCCGTGCATCAAGAGCACCGGCTCGCCGTTGAACTGCACGACACTCGGGTCCTTCAGCAATGTGCAGCCGGCCTGTTTGCAAAAGGCCTGGCCGAGCATGAAGTCGCGATTGCCGTGCATCAGAAAAATCGCCGTGCCGCTGTCGCTAAGGGTGCGCAGGGCCTGGCAGATGGAACGCTGGAATGGCGTCATGGCATCGTCGCCAATCCACGCCTCGAAAAAGTCGCCCAGAATGTACAGCGCACTCGCCGAGCGGGCGCGTCCGGCGAGCAAATCCAGAAACGCCCGGGTAATGTCCGGGCGCTCCTCTTCCAGATGCAAGTCTGAAATCAGCAGTATCACGCTTCGATGATCTCGGCTTTCTCGATGATCACGTCTTCTGCTGGCACGTCCTGGTGGCCGGACTTCATGGTGGTGGAAACACCTTTGATCTTGTCGACAACGTCGGTGCCTTCAACGACTTTGGCGAATACGGCGTAGCCCCAGCCCTGAGTGGTCTTGGCGCTGTGGTTCAGGAAGCTGTTGTCAGCCACGTTGATGAAGAACTGGGCGGAAGCCGAATGCGGCTCCATGGTGCGAGCCATGGCGACGGTGTATTTGTCGTTCGGCAGGCCGTTGTCGGCTTCGTTCTGGATGCTTGGGCGCTTGTCTTTCTTTTCTTTCATGCCTGGCTCGAAACCGCCGCCCTGGATCATGAAGTTACCGATGACGCGGTGGAAAACGGTGTTTTCGTAGTGACCGGCGTTGACGTACTCGATGAAGTTGGCAACGGTCAGCGGTGCCTTTTCAGCGTTCAGTTCCAGGACGATGTCGCCATGGTTGGTGGTGAGTTTGACTTGGGTCATGATCGTGGACTCTTTTAGGAGATGCGTTTTATATGAATTCGTGGGTTTCGGGGCGTTACAGCCCCCAACCGGTCTGGCCAGCAACAGCCAAGGTGCGCAGTTTAGCGTGCCGGGCGCGAATTTCGAGGCTGTTTTTCATTTGCATCCGATTAAATGCAGCCGTTTTCGGGCCTGCTCTGTCAGCGACTTGACGGCATCGGCTATGATAAGCCCCTTTGTTTTAACAGCCGCTTTGATTTGGCCAACTGGCCGCGCACTTGTACGTTCAAGGATCCTATGAGCAAGCCCACTGTCGACCCTACCTCGAATTCCAAGACCGGCCCTGCCGTGCCGGTCAATTTCCTGCGCCCGATCATCCAGGCGGACCTGGACTCGGGTAAGCACACGCAGATCGTCACCCGTTTCCCGCCTGAGCCCAACGGCTACCTGCACATCGGTCACGCCAAGTCGATTTGCGTGAACTTCGGCCTGGCCCAGGAATTTGGCGGCGTCACGCACCTGCGTTTCGACGACACCAACCCGGCCAAGGAAGACCAGGAATACATCGACGCGATCGAAAGCGACGTCAAATGGCTGGGCTTCGAATGGTCCGGTGAAGTGCGCTATGCCTCGCAGTATTTCGACCAGCTGCACGACTGGGCCGTCGAGCTGATCAAGGCCGGCAAGGCCTACGTCGACGACCTGAGCCCGGAACAGGCCAAGGAATATCGTGGCACGCTGACAGAGCCAGGCAAGAACAGCCCGTTCCGTGACCGCTCCGTGGAAGAAAACCTCGACTGGTTCGCCCGCATGCGTGCCGGCGAATTCCCGGACGGCGCACGCGTGCTGCGGGCCAAGATCGACATGGCTTCGCCGAACATGAACCTGCGCGACCCGATCATGTACCGCATCCGTCACGCGCATCACCACCAGACCGGCGACAAGTGGTGCATCTACCCGAACTATGACTTCACCCACGGTCAGTCGGACGCCATCGAAGGCATCACCCACTCGATCTGCACCCTGGAGTTCGAAAGCCACCGTCCGCTGTACGAGTGGTTCCTGGAGAACCTGCCGGTCCCGGCGAACCCGCGTCAGTACGAATTCAGCCGCCTGAACCTGAACTACACCATCACCAGCAAGCGCAAGCTCAAGCAACTGGTCGATGAAAAGCATGTGTTCGGCTGGGACGATCCACGCATGTCCACGCTGTCGGGCTTCCGCCGCCGTGGCTACACGCCGAAATCGATCCGCAACTTCTGCGAAATGGTCGGCACCAACCGTTCCGACGGCGTGGTCGACTTCGGCATGCTCGAATTCAGCATCCGTGACGACCTCGACCACAGCGCCCCGCGTGCCATGTGCGTGCTGCGTCCGCTGAAAGTCGTGATCACCAACTACCCGGAAGGCCAGGTCGAGAACCTCGAACTGCCGTGCCACCCGAAAGAAGACATGGGCATGCGCGTTCTGCCGTTCGCCCGTGAGCTCTACATCGACCGTGAAGACTTCATGGAAGAGCCGCCAAAAGGCTACAAGCGCCTGGAGCCGAACGGCGAAGTGCGTCTGCGCGGCAGCTACGTGATTCGTGCCGACGAAGCGATCAAGGACGCCGACGGCAACATCGTTGAACTGCGTTGCTCCTATGACCCGGAAACCCTCGGCAAGAACCCTGAAGGCCGCAAGGTCAAAGGCGTGGTGCACTGGGTGCCGGCCGCGGCCAGCGTCGAGTGCGAAGTGCGTCTTTACGATCGCCTGTTCCGCTCTGCGAACCCTGAGAAGGCCGAAGACAGCGCCAGTTTCCTGGACAACATCAACCCTGACTCGCTGCAAGTCCTCACCGGTTGTCGTGCTGAGCCTTCGCTGGGCAATGCACAGCCGGAAGACCGTTTCCAGTTCGAGCGCGAAGGTTACTTCTGCGCGGATATCAAGGACTCGAAACCAGGTGCTCCGGTATTCAACCGTACCGTGACCTTGCGTGATTCGTGGGGCCAGTGATTCAAGGAACCTCTAACGTGCTTTCGATCTACAACACGCTCACCAAGAGCAAGGAAGTTTTCAAG is drawn from Pseudomonas sp. 31-12 and contains these coding sequences:
- a CDS encoding peptidylprolyl isomerase, whose amino-acid sequence is MTQVKLTTNHGDIVLELNAEKAPLTVANFIEYVNAGHYENTVFHRVIGNFMIQGGGFEPGMKEKKDKRPSIQNEADNGLPNDKYTVAMARTMEPHSASAQFFINVADNSFLNHSAKTTQGWGYAVFAKVVEGTDVVDKIKGVSTTMKSGHQDVPAEDVIIEKAEIIEA
- a CDS encoding glutamine--tRNA ligase/YqeY domain fusion protein, whose translation is MSKPTVDPTSNSKTGPAVPVNFLRPIIQADLDSGKHTQIVTRFPPEPNGYLHIGHAKSICVNFGLAQEFGGVTHLRFDDTNPAKEDQEYIDAIESDVKWLGFEWSGEVRYASQYFDQLHDWAVELIKAGKAYVDDLSPEQAKEYRGTLTEPGKNSPFRDRSVEENLDWFARMRAGEFPDGARVLRAKIDMASPNMNLRDPIMYRIRHAHHHQTGDKWCIYPNYDFTHGQSDAIEGITHSICTLEFESHRPLYEWFLENLPVPANPRQYEFSRLNLNYTITSKRKLKQLVDEKHVFGWDDPRMSTLSGFRRRGYTPKSIRNFCEMVGTNRSDGVVDFGMLEFSIRDDLDHSAPRAMCVLRPLKVVITNYPEGQVENLELPCHPKEDMGMRVLPFARELYIDREDFMEEPPKGYKRLEPNGEVRLRGSYVIRADEAIKDADGNIVELRCSYDPETLGKNPEGRKVKGVVHWVPAAASVECEVRLYDRLFRSANPEKAEDSASFLDNINPDSLQVLTGCRAEPSLGNAQPEDRFQFEREGYFCADIKDSKPGAPVFNRTVTLRDSWGQ
- the lpxH gene encoding UDP-2,3-diacylglucosamine diphosphatase, which translates into the protein MILLISDLHLEEERPDITRAFLDLLAGRARSASALYILGDFFEAWIGDDAMTPFQRSICQALRTLSDSGTAIFLMHGNRDFMLGQAFCKQAGCTLLKDPSVVQFNGEPVLLMHGDSLCTRDEAYMKLRRYLRNPITLFILRHLPLRARHKLARKLRSESRAQTRMKANDIVDVTPEEVPRIMQEYGVKTLIHGHTHRPAIHKLQIGEQAAKRIVLGDWDRQGWALQVDEQGFALAPFDFGTPPQLALPNG
- a CDS encoding DHA2 family efflux MFS transporter permease subunit, with protein sequence MSNNASFTPPSLLLSTIGLSLATFMQVLDTTIANVALPTISGNLGVSSEQGTWVITSFAVSNAIALPLTGWLSRRFGEVKLFLWATILFVLASFLCGISTSMPELIGFRVLQGLVAGPLYPMTQTLLIAVYPPARRGMALALLAMVTVVAPIAGPILGGWITDSYSWPWIFFINVPIGIFAVMVVRQQLKARPVETSRQPMDYVGLITLIIGVGALQVILDKGNDLDWFESNFILIGAAISVIALAVFVIWEMTDKHPVVNLRLFAYRNFRIGTIVLVLGYAGFFGINLILPQWLQTQMGYTATWAGLAVAPIGILPVLMSPFVGKYAHKFDLRLLAGLAFLAIGLSCFMRAGFTNEVDFQHIALVQLFMGIGVALFFMPTLSILMSDLPPSQIADGAGLATFLRTLGGSFAASLTTWIWIRRADQHHAYMSESITTYEPATREALNALGGAGNPAYAQLDHVLTSQAYMLSTVDYFTLLGWAFMGLIVIVWLAKPPFAAKAGPAASGH